The following DNA comes from Pseudomonas sp. Tri1.
CCTCGATCTATAAAATGGCCGGCCGCTGCGCCGGGTTGATGACGTTGCGTAAGTTGTTTTTTGACAAGGAGTTGTAAATGACCGTTTCGTTTGTCGCCAAGGCCTCAGTGTTGCTGCTGTTTCTAGGCAGTACGCTTTACGTGCATTTGCGCGGCAAGGCGCGTTTGCCGGTATTGCGTCAGTTCGTTAACCACTCGGCTTTGTTCGCCCCCTATAACACCTTGATGTACCTGTTCTCCAGCGTGCCCTCCAAGCCTTACCTGGACCGCAGCAAGTTCCCGGAACTGGATGTGCTCAAGGACAACTGGCAAGTCATCCGCGACGAGGCCATGCACCTGTTCGACGAGGGGTACATCCGGGCGGCGGAAAAGAACAACGACGCCGGCTTCGGCTCGTTCTTCAAGAAAGGCTGGAAACGCTTCTACCTCAAGTGGTACGACAAAGCGCTGCCGTCTGCCGAATTGCTGTGTCCCCGCACCGTCGAGCTGGTCAACCAGATTCCCAACGTGCGGGGCGCGATGTTTGCCTTGCTGCCGGGCGGTAGCCACTTGAACCCCCATCGAGATCCGTTCGCCGGTTCCCTGCGCTATCACCTGGGGTTGTCCACGCCCAATTCCGACGACTGCCGGATCTTTGTCGATGGTCAGATCTACGCCTGGCGCGACGGCGAAGACGTGATGTTCGATGAAACCTATGTGCACTGGGTCAAGAATGAAACCCCGCAGACTCGCGTGATCCTGTTCTGCGACGTCGAGCGACCATTGAAAAGCCGATTGATGACTCGTCTGAACCGCGCTATCAGCGCCTTCCTCGGCCGCGCCACCGCGCCGCAGAACCTCGACGACGAGCGCGTTGGCGGCATCAACCAGGCTTACGCCTGGAGCAAGTCGTTCAGCGACGGCATCAGTGGCCGGGTCAAGCAATGGAAACGCAAGCATCCCAAGGCCTACCGGGTCATGCGGCCCGTGTTGGCGGTGGCGGTGCTAACCGCCCTAGGCTATTGGCTGTTCGTTTAGTCATTGCCTAACCCATCGAGCGCTGGTTATAGTCGGCGCTCGATGGGTTTTCCTACCCACCCTCCAAGAGATCGGCTCATGCCTGCATCCCCTGTCATCGCGGTTGTGGTTCCAGCGTTCAACGCTGGCGTCGTGCCGTGCGGGAATCAGCAGCCTGTGCAGATCGGTCAATACCCCCCACCTGTCAGTAGCCCACCGGTGTACGCCGTCGTATCACCGCCGGGTGTTGGCGTTCAGGGCTGATCGGCAACGGTTGCCGTTCCCTGTGCCCGCCTGAAAAAACTACTGGATTTCAGCTTCGGCTGAGTTGGCTTTTGCCTGACTACAGGTGGTATTCATGTTTTTCCTATCCAAAAACGCCTTATTGGCGGCGGCTTCCACGAGCCTGTTCGTTCTGCTGTGGAGCAGCGGGGCGATCTTTTCCAAATTGGGCCTGGCCCACGCTTCACCTTTTGCGTTCCTGCTGATCCGTTTTGCCATCGCGCTGTGTGCGCTGGTGCTGTTGATTCCATTGCTCAAGTTCAAGCTGCCCAAGACCGGCAAGCCGCTGCTATACGCGGCGACCACCGGGATGGTGCTGCTGGGCGCCTATCAGATTTTCTATCTGCTGGCCCTGCAAATGAACGTCACCCCAGGGGTGATGGCGACGCTGATGGGCGTGCAGCCGATCCTTACGGTGGTGCTGGTGGAGCGCCAGCGATCCTGGCAACGGCTGTTCGGCCTGACGTTGGGGTTGCTGGGATTGATCATGGTGGTCTACCAGGGGATCGGCCTGGCCGGTATGTCCCTGGTTGGAATGCTCTACGGGTTGCTGGCGCTGGTGAGCATGACGGCCGGCTCTATCATGCAAAAGCGCATCACCGATAATCCCCTGGGCACATTGCCGGTGCAGTACCTGGCCGGGTTGCTGCTGTGCGCGGCGTTCGTGCCGTTCCAACCGTTTCACTTCGAGCACAACGCCGGTTTCATCGTGCCGGTGTTGTGGATGGGCCTGGTGGTGTCGGTGCTGGCGACGTTGCTGCTGTACCGGCTGATTGCACGGGGCAACCTGGTGAATGTCACCAGCCTGTTCTACCTGGTGCCGGCGGTGACGGCGATCATGGACTACCTGGTGTTTGGCAACCGCCTGGCATTGCTGAGTTGGCTGGGAATGGGGCTGATTATTGTTGGGTTGGTGTTTGTGTTTCGTAAAAAACGCTAGCCTTTAGCTATTCGCTAACCGTACCACCGCTATCGCAAGCAAGCTTGCTCCCACAGGGTCATGCACAGCCCTTTGTGGGAGCGAGCCTGCTCGCGATGGCATTTTCAGCGGCTCCGATGGGCTATCGGGCAGGCACCTCAGCCGGCTTAGCCACCCCAGGCTTCAACACCAACCACAACGCCGCCGCGATCAACACCCCGCCATACAAATGGGCCATTCCCAGCGGCTCATCCAGTAGCAACGCCCCCCATAGCACGCCGAACGGCGGGATCAGGAACGTTACGGTCATGGATTTGACCGGGCCGATGGAGGTGATCAGCCGGAAATAAAGGATATACGCCAGCGCGGTACACCCCAGGCCCAGCCCCAGCAGGGACAGCCAGACGCTCCAGCCTCCCCAACTGGCCGGTGGCTGGCTGATGACGCTGTAGCCAAACAGCGGCAGCAAAAATACCGTGGCGCCAAACATGCTGCCCAGGGTCGAAAGACGGCTGTCCAGCCCACCTTGCTGATCGAGCCAGCGACGGGTGAGGAAGCCGGCGAAGCCATAGCACGTGGTGGCGAGCAGGCAGGCGAGGGCGCCCATCAGCAGTTGCAGGTCGAAGGCCACCGGGCCGGCGCGGGTCAGGATGCCGACGCCGAACAGCCCAAGAAACACACCGCAGACCTTGGCGGTGGTGAGTTTTTCGCTGAAGAACAGCCCGCCGATCAACACGCCCATCAACGGCGTGGTGGCGTTGAAGATCGCCGAGTAACCGGCTGGTAGTACTTGGGCCGCCAGCGAGTAAAACGTCGCCGGGATGCCCGAGTTGATCAGACCCAGCCCCATCACCACTTTCAGTTTGCCGCGAAAATTCCAGTCGACGCGCATCAGCGCCAGGATCACCAGCAGCCCGACGAAGGCGATGGATACGCGAAAGAACGCGGTGGGGATCGTGCCAATGACGGGGGCGATAATGCGCATGAACAGAAAACTTGCCCCCCAGATGGCGGCCAGTGACAGCAAACGCAGAATATCGACGAGGTTCACAAGTCATTCCTTCCGTGGTTGGGCGGCAAGTGTCGCCGTCCTGAATACCGATGGCAATGGTTGCGTTGCCGCGCGATTGGCCTCTAAGCTCAGGCGCCTATAACAAGTATGACCCGCCGAGGTTTACCTATGCCGCAACCATGGCCCGCCACCGATATCGCCCGGTCGATCCTCGAAGGTTTCGACGATTATCGAGAGCATTTCCGGCAGATCACCGATGGCGCCCGCGCCCGGTTCGAGCAGGCCCGGTGGCAAGAGGCGCAAGCGGCTTCGGCGGCGCGGATCAATTTATATGAAGAAAAAGTCTTCGAAACCGTGGCCCATTTGCGCGAAGCCTTCGACGCCGAGTCGTTGATGGATGTCAGTTGCTGGCCGTTGGTCAAAAGCGCCTACATCAGCCTGATCGACCTGCGTTTTGACGATGAACTGTCGGAGACCTGGTACAACTCGATCTTCTGCGGGCTGTTCAGTCATGACCTGATCAGTGATGGCACGATGTTCATCCACACCACCCGCCCCAGCCTGCGTCGCGCCCGTGCGGCCCAGACCCGGACCTACAAACCCCAGGGGCAACTGGACCGGATGCTGGCGAACGTGTTCGCCGATTACCGCTTCAGCGAGGATTACGCCGACTTGCCAGGTGACCTGAAGCGCCTCGAAGCCCAACTGCGGGAAAACCTGCCGGACTGGGTCTGCAAGGACCCGGAGCTGACGGTGGAGTTGTTTTCTTCAGTGCTCTATCGCAACAAGGGCGCCTACCTGGTGGGCCGGATCTACACCCGAGACGAGCAATGGCCACTGGTGATCCCGCTGCTGCACCGCGAAGGTCGGGGCATCCAGATCGATGCGCTGATCACCGATGAGGCGCAGGTATCGATCATCTTTTCGTTCACCCGCTCCTACTTCATGGTGGACGTGCCGGTGCCGGCGGAATTCATCGGCTTTCTCAAGCGTATCTTGCCCGGCAAGCACATCGCCGAGCTGTACACCTCCATCGGTTTCTACAAGCACGGCAAGTCCGAGTTCTACCGGGCGTTGATCAATCATCTGGCGAACACCGATGACCAGTTCATCATGGCCCCGGGTGTGCGTGGCATGGTCATGAGCGTATTCACGCTGCCGGGTTTCAACACCGTATTCAAGATCATCAAGGACCGTTTCTCGCCGTCGAAAAACGTCGACCGCGCCACGGTGATCGAAAAATACCGCCTGGTGAAAAGTGTCGACCGGGTCGGGCGTATGGCCGATACCCAGGAGTTCGCCGATTTCCGCTTTCCCCTGAGCAAGTTCGAACCGGCGTGTCTGGAGGAACTGCTGGAAGTGGCGCCTTCCACGGTGTCGGTGGAAGGCGATACGGTGTTGATTCGCCACTGCTGGACCGAACGCCGCATGACGCCGCTGAATCTCTACCTGGAAAACGCCAACGACGCCCAGGTGCGCGAGGCCCTGGAAGACTATGGCCTGGCCATCAAGCAACTGGCGGCCGCCAATATCTTCCCCGGCGACATGCTGCTCAAGAACTTCGGTGTGACCCGTCACGGCCGCGTGGTGTTCTACGACTACGATGAAATCTGTTTCCTGACCGAAGCCAACTTCCGCCACATCCCCGAGCCCCGCACCCCGGAAGACGAAATGGCCTCCGAGCCCTGGTATTCCATCGGGCCGCTGGACGTATTCCCCGAAGAATTCCCGCCGTTCCTGTTCGCCGACGCCGGGCAGCGCAAGCTGTTCGACCAGTTGCATGGCGAGCTGTACAACGCCGATTACTGGAAAGGCCTGCAGGAGGCGATCCGGGCGGGGAAGGTGATCGATGTGTTTCCGTATCGGCGCAAAGACCTGGACAGCGAATAACCAGCGACCCTGAATCCTGCGAGAACCCTGTGGGAGCGAGCTTGCTCGCGATAACGGTGTGTAAGTCAACATTAACGCTGGCTGATCCACCGCTATCGCGAGCAAGCTCGCTCCCACAGGGTATGGCGGTGGGCAGGTCGCCATGTGTCGGCGCAATAGCCGCAAATCTGCGACAATCGGCCCCCTGCACAAACCGACGACCCTTGCGTACCTGATGACTGACCAAGCCCCCGCTATCGACAAGCTGCTGAAAAACCTCGACCACGCCATGCTCGCCGACCGTCACCGGTTGCGGCGCCAGTTGCTCGAGCTGCGCAAGAAACCCGATGAGGCCAAGCTGGCCCAGTGGGTGACGCGCATGCAGGCGTCGTGCGATCAGGTGCTGGCGCGCAAGGCGAGCCTGCCGGTGATCCGCTATGACGACAATTTGCCGATTGCCGCCAAGCGCGACGAAATCAAGGACGCGTTGCTCAAGCATCAGGTGCTGATCATCGCCGGCGAAACCGGCTCGGGTAAAACCACGCAGTTGCCGAAGATCTGCCTGGAAATCGGCCGGGGCCAACATGGCTTGATCGGCCACACCCAGCCACGCCGGATCGCCGCCCGCAGCGTTGCGAGTCGGGTGGCCGAGGAACTGGCCACTCCGTTGGGGGCGCTGGTGGGTTATCAGGTGCGCTTTGAGGACCAGAGCGACGCCAACACCCTGATCAAGTTGATGACCGACGGCATCCTGCTGGCCGAGACCCAGAACGACCGCTACCTCGAACGCTACGACACGATCATTGTCGACGAAGCCCACGAACGCAGCCTGAACATCGACTTCCTGCTCGGCTACCTCAAGACCCTGCTGCCGCGCCGCCCGGACCTCAAGGTCATCATCACCTCGGCGACCATCGACCTGGAGCGCTTCTCCAAGCACTTCGATGACGCGCCGATCGTGGAAGTCTCGGGCCGTACCTTCCCGGTGGAAACCTGGTATCGCCCGTTGACCCTGGAGCAGGACGAAGAAGGCAACCGCGTCGAGGACGACCTGACCGTCGACCAGGCGATCCTCGCCACCCTCGATGAAATCGCCGCCTATGAGCGCAGCGAGCGCCGCAGCCCTGGCGATGTGCTGGTGTTCCTGCCGGGCGAGCGGGAGATTCGCGACGCGGCGGAAATGCTGCGCAAGGCCCAGCTCAAGCACACCGAGATTCTGCCGCTGTACGCGCGCCTGTCGCCGGCCGAACAGCAGCGCATCTTCCAGTCCCACCCAGGCCGTCGCGTGGTCCTGGCGACCAACGTTGCAGAAACCTCGCTCACTGTGCCGGGCATCCGCTACGTGATCGACAGCGGCACCGCGCGCATCAGCCGCTACAGCTATCGCGCCAAGGTCCAGCGGCTGCCCATCGAAGCCATCTCCCAGGCCAGCGCCAACCAGCGCAAGGGCCGCTGCGGGCGGGTCGAGCCGGGGATCTGTGTGCGGCTGTACAGCGAAGAGGACTTCCTCGGCCGGCCGGAATTCACCGACCCGGAGATCCTGCGCACCAACCTGGCGGCGGTGATTTTGCAGATGCTGCATCTGCGCCTGGGTGAGATCACCGATTTCCCGTTCATCGAGCCGCCGGACGGCAAGGCCATCAGCGACGGTTTCAACCTGCTGCAAGAGTTGTCGGCGGTTGACCGCAACAGCCAATTGACCCCGCTCGGTCGGCAATTGGCGCGCCTGCCGGTGGACCCGCGCATGGGCCGCATGCTGCTGGAAGCGGCGAAACTGGGCAGCCTGCAGGAAGTGTTGATTGTCGCCAGCGCCATGTCGATCCAGGATCCGCGCGAGCGTCCGCCGGAGCGCCAACAAGCGGCCGACCAGGCTCACGCCCAATGGAAGGATGTGGACTCGGATTTCGCCGGGCTGGTCAACCTGTGGCGTGGTTTCGAAGAGCAGCGCCAGGCCCTGACCGCCAGCCCGCTGCGCAACTGGTGCCGCAAGAATTTCCTCAATTACCTGCGCCTGCGCGAGTGGCGCGATTCCCACCGTCAGTTGAGCCTGATCTGCCGCGACATGCAGTTGAGCCTCAATAAAGAACCGGCCGATTACCCGAAACTGCACAAAGCGGTGCTTTCGGGGTTGTTGAGCCAGATCGGCCAGAAAACCGAAGACGGCGATTACCTCGGCGCCCGCCAGCGGCGGTTCTGGGTCCATCCGTCGTCGGGCCTGGGCAAGAAGCGTCCGCAGTGGCTGATGACCGCCGAGCTGGTGGAAACCACCAAGCTCTACGCGCGCATGGTGGCCAAGATCGAACCGGACTGGATCGAGCCGCTGGCCGGGCACCTGATCAAGAAAAATCACTTCGAACCCCATTGGGAGAAGAAGCGCGGGCAAGTGGTGGCGTATGAGCAGATCACCCTGTTCGGGCTGATCGTCGTCGGTCGCCGGCCGGTGCATTACGGGCCAGTGGACCCGGTGGTATCGCGGGAACTGTTCATCCGCGAGGCGCTGGTGCGTGGCGAGATCCAGTCTAAGGCCAAGTGCCTGAGTGCCAATACCAAACTGCTGGAGCAGCTCGACGAACTGGAAGCCAAGGCCCGCCGTCGCGACATCCTGGCGGACGAAGAAACCCTGTTCGCCTTCTACGATGCGCGCCTGCCGGCCGAGATCCACCAGACCGCGACCTTCGACAGTTGGTACCGGATCAACAGCCAGAAAGACCCGCAGTTGCTGATCATGCGTGAAGAAGACGTGCTGGCGCGCGAGGCCAGTGAAGTCACTGCCGCGTACTATCCGGACACGTTGCGCGTTGGCGACCTGACCTTGCCGCTGAGCTATCACTTCGAGCCCAACCATCCCCGCGATGGCGTGACCCTGCGAGTGCCGGCGCCGTTGCTGCCGATGCTGCCGCCGGAGCGCCTGGAATGGTTGGTGCCGGGAATGATCGAGGCCAAATGCATCGCCCTGGTGCGCAACCTGCCCAAGGCCCTGCGCAAGAATTTCGTGCCAGTGCCGGACTTCGTCAAGGCGGCGCTGCAACGCATCACCTTCGCCGAGGGCTCGTTACCGCAGTCCCTGGGCCGCGAACTGCTGCGCATGACCGGCGCGCGGGTCAGCGACGAAGCCTGGGCGGAAGCGGCGCAGCAGGTGGAAAGCCATCTGCGCATGAACCTGGAAATCGTCGATGGCCAGGGTAAGTTCCTTGGCGAAGGCCGCGACCTGGCCGAACTGACGGCGCGCTTTGCCGAAGCCAGCCAGGCGGCATTGGCCGTGCCGCAAACGGCAAAAAGCCAGGCGCCAGTGGAGGCGAAAATTTTCGCGCCGGTGGCAGAGAAAACCCAACAGAAGATCGCTGGGCTGTCGATGACGGTGTACCCGGCGCTGGTGGAAGAGGGTGGCGTGGTCAAGGAGGGGCGTTTCCCGACTCCGGCCGAAGCCGAGTTTCAGCATCGCCGCGCCTTGCAGCGTTTGTTGATGCAGCAGTTGGCCGAGTCGGCCAAGTTCCTGCGCGGCAAGCTGCCCGGCCTGACAGAGTTGGGCCTGTTGTACCGCGACTTGGGCCGCATCGACAGCCTGGTGGAAGACATCCTGCTGGTCAGCCTCGACAGTTGCGTGCTGGAAGGCGAAGCGAGCCTGCCCCGTGATGGCGCCGCGCTGGCTTCGCTGGCCGAGCGCAAGCGCGGTGGCTGGGCCGAGCACGCTGAGCGCCTGGCGAAGCTGACCCTGGACATTCTCAAGCTCTGGCACGGCCTGCAAAAACGCTTCAAGGGCAAGATCGACCTGGCCCAGGCCGTGGCGCTGAACGATATCAAGCAGCAGCTCAGCCACCTGGTGTACCCGGGCTTCGTCCGCGAAACCCCGCATCAATGGCTCAAGGAACTGCCGCGCTACCTCAAGGCCATCGAGCAACGTTTCGAGAAGCTGGGTAGCCAGGTGCAGAAAGACCGGGTCTGGAGCGGTGAGTTGTCGAACCTCTGGGCCCAATACCAGACCCGAGCCAGCAAACACCTCCAGGAAGGCAAGCGCGACCCGCAACTGGAGTTGTACCGCTGGTGGCTGGAGGAATACCGGGTTTCGCTGTTCGCCCAGCAACTGGGGACCAAGGTGCCGATTTCCGATAAGCGCTTGAGTAAGCAGTGGGGGCAGGTGGAGGGTTGATGCCACAAACCAGATGAACACTACTAACCCCTGTGGGAGCGAGCCTGCTCGCGATAGCGTTGTGTCAGTCGACATAAATACTGAGTAATCCACCGCTATCGCGAGCAGGCTCGCTCCCACAGGGTTAGTTGGTGTAGCTCACTGAGAATGGGCCAAACGCCAGCGTTTGTGGCAAACTTCGCGGCTATAAATGCCGGTCCCGTGGTTTTTGAGCTTCACTGCCCCGGGCGGATCGGAATAAAGCACTGCCAGGTCTGCTTCCCCTGGATGGGAAAAGACCCTTTGTGTATTGGTACGTCGGTGCCAATGCTTTCTGCCTGAACAGATCAGAGACACGACCATGCATAACGTCGTCATCAGTGGCACCGGCCTGTACACCCCGGCCAACAGCATCTCCAACGAAGAGCTGGTGCAATCCTTCAATACCTATGTCGCCCAGTTCAACGCTGACAACGCCGAGGCCATCGAGCGCGGTGAAGTCGAGGCGTTGACCGAATCCAACGCGGCGTTCATCGAAAAGGCCTCGGGCATCAAGAGCCGCTTTGTCATGGACAAGGAAGGTATCCTCGATCCGCAACGCATGACGCCACGTCTGCCTGAGCGCTCCAATGACGAGTGGTCGGTGCTGTGTGAAATGGCGGTCGGCGCGGCAAAACAGGCGCTAGAGCGCGC
Coding sequences within:
- a CDS encoding DMT family transporter — encoded protein: MNLVDILRLLSLAAIWGASFLFMRIIAPVIGTIPTAFFRVSIAFVGLLVILALMRVDWNFRGKLKVVMGLGLINSGIPATFYSLAAQVLPAGYSAIFNATTPLMGVLIGGLFFSEKLTTAKVCGVFLGLFGVGILTRAGPVAFDLQLLMGALACLLATTCYGFAGFLTRRWLDQQGGLDSRLSTLGSMFGATVFLLPLFGYSVISQPPASWGGWSVWLSLLGLGLGCTALAYILYFRLITSIGPVKSMTVTFLIPPFGVLWGALLLDEPLGMAHLYGGVLIAAALWLVLKPGVAKPAEVPAR
- a CDS encoding aspartyl/asparaginyl beta-hydroxylase domain-containing protein, translating into MTVSFVAKASVLLLFLGSTLYVHLRGKARLPVLRQFVNHSALFAPYNTLMYLFSSVPSKPYLDRSKFPELDVLKDNWQVIRDEAMHLFDEGYIRAAEKNNDAGFGSFFKKGWKRFYLKWYDKALPSAELLCPRTVELVNQIPNVRGAMFALLPGGSHLNPHRDPFAGSLRYHLGLSTPNSDDCRIFVDGQIYAWRDGEDVMFDETYVHWVKNETPQTRVILFCDVERPLKSRLMTRLNRAISAFLGRATAPQNLDDERVGGINQAYAWSKSFSDGISGRVKQWKRKHPKAYRVMRPVLAVAVLTALGYWLFV
- the aceK gene encoding bifunctional isocitrate dehydrogenase kinase/phosphatase, whose product is MPQPWPATDIARSILEGFDDYREHFRQITDGARARFEQARWQEAQAASAARINLYEEKVFETVAHLREAFDAESLMDVSCWPLVKSAYISLIDLRFDDELSETWYNSIFCGLFSHDLISDGTMFIHTTRPSLRRARAAQTRTYKPQGQLDRMLANVFADYRFSEDYADLPGDLKRLEAQLRENLPDWVCKDPELTVELFSSVLYRNKGAYLVGRIYTRDEQWPLVIPLLHREGRGIQIDALITDEAQVSIIFSFTRSYFMVDVPVPAEFIGFLKRILPGKHIAELYTSIGFYKHGKSEFYRALINHLANTDDQFIMAPGVRGMVMSVFTLPGFNTVFKIIKDRFSPSKNVDRATVIEKYRLVKSVDRVGRMADTQEFADFRFPLSKFEPACLEELLEVAPSTVSVEGDTVLIRHCWTERRMTPLNLYLENANDAQVREALEDYGLAIKQLAAANIFPGDMLLKNFGVTRHGRVVFYDYDEICFLTEANFRHIPEPRTPEDEMASEPWYSIGPLDVFPEEFPPFLFADAGQRKLFDQLHGELYNADYWKGLQEAIRAGKVIDVFPYRRKDLDSE
- a CDS encoding DMT family transporter, with protein sequence MFFLSKNALLAAASTSLFVLLWSSGAIFSKLGLAHASPFAFLLIRFAIALCALVLLIPLLKFKLPKTGKPLLYAATTGMVLLGAYQIFYLLALQMNVTPGVMATLMGVQPILTVVLVERQRSWQRLFGLTLGLLGLIMVVYQGIGLAGMSLVGMLYGLLALVSMTAGSIMQKRITDNPLGTLPVQYLAGLLLCAAFVPFQPFHFEHNAGFIVPVLWMGLVVSVLATLLLYRLIARGNLVNVTSLFYLVPAVTAIMDYLVFGNRLALLSWLGMGLIIVGLVFVFRKKR
- the hrpA gene encoding ATP-dependent RNA helicase HrpA, which encodes MTDQAPAIDKLLKNLDHAMLADRHRLRRQLLELRKKPDEAKLAQWVTRMQASCDQVLARKASLPVIRYDDNLPIAAKRDEIKDALLKHQVLIIAGETGSGKTTQLPKICLEIGRGQHGLIGHTQPRRIAARSVASRVAEELATPLGALVGYQVRFEDQSDANTLIKLMTDGILLAETQNDRYLERYDTIIVDEAHERSLNIDFLLGYLKTLLPRRPDLKVIITSATIDLERFSKHFDDAPIVEVSGRTFPVETWYRPLTLEQDEEGNRVEDDLTVDQAILATLDEIAAYERSERRSPGDVLVFLPGEREIRDAAEMLRKAQLKHTEILPLYARLSPAEQQRIFQSHPGRRVVLATNVAETSLTVPGIRYVIDSGTARISRYSYRAKVQRLPIEAISQASANQRKGRCGRVEPGICVRLYSEEDFLGRPEFTDPEILRTNLAAVILQMLHLRLGEITDFPFIEPPDGKAISDGFNLLQELSAVDRNSQLTPLGRQLARLPVDPRMGRMLLEAAKLGSLQEVLIVASAMSIQDPRERPPERQQAADQAHAQWKDVDSDFAGLVNLWRGFEEQRQALTASPLRNWCRKNFLNYLRLREWRDSHRQLSLICRDMQLSLNKEPADYPKLHKAVLSGLLSQIGQKTEDGDYLGARQRRFWVHPSSGLGKKRPQWLMTAELVETTKLYARMVAKIEPDWIEPLAGHLIKKNHFEPHWEKKRGQVVAYEQITLFGLIVVGRRPVHYGPVDPVVSRELFIREALVRGEIQSKAKCLSANTKLLEQLDELEAKARRRDILADEETLFAFYDARLPAEIHQTATFDSWYRINSQKDPQLLIMREEDVLAREASEVTAAYYPDTLRVGDLTLPLSYHFEPNHPRDGVTLRVPAPLLPMLPPERLEWLVPGMIEAKCIALVRNLPKALRKNFVPVPDFVKAALQRITFAEGSLPQSLGRELLRMTGARVSDEAWAEAAQQVESHLRMNLEIVDGQGKFLGEGRDLAELTARFAEASQAALAVPQTAKSQAPVEAKIFAPVAEKTQQKIAGLSMTVYPALVEEGGVVKEGRFPTPAEAEFQHRRALQRLLMQQLAESAKFLRGKLPGLTELGLLYRDLGRIDSLVEDILLVSLDSCVLEGEASLPRDGAALASLAERKRGGWAEHAERLAKLTLDILKLWHGLQKRFKGKIDLAQAVALNDIKQQLSHLVYPGFVRETPHQWLKELPRYLKAIEQRFEKLGSQVQKDRVWSGELSNLWAQYQTRASKHLQEGKRDPQLELYRWWLEEYRVSLFAQQLGTKVPISDKRLSKQWGQVEG